The Caretta caretta isolate rCarCar2 chromosome 10, rCarCar1.hap1, whole genome shotgun sequence genome has a window encoding:
- the FOXB1 gene encoding forkhead box protein B1, translating to MPRPGRNTYSDQKPPYSYISLTAMAIQSSPEKMLPLSEIYKFIMDRFPYYRENTQRWQNSLRHNLSFNDCFIKIPRRPDQPGKGSFWALHPSCGDMFENGSFLRRRKRFKVLKSDHLAPSKPADAAQYLQQQAKLRLSALAAGGTHLPQMSTYSLGVSQPSGFKHPFAIENIIAREYKMPGGLAFSAMQPMPAAYPLPNQLTTVGSSIGTGWPHMYSPGMIDTATPISMASGDYSAYGVPLKPLCHGGQTLPAIPVPIKPTPAAVPALPALPAPIPTILSNSPPSLSPTSSQTATSQSSPATPSETLTSPASALHSVAVH from the coding sequence ATGCCTCGCCCGGGCAGGAACACGTACAGCGACCAGAAGCCGCCCTACTCCTACATCTCGCTGACGGCCATGGCCATCCAGAGCTCGCCGGAGAAGATGCTGCCCCTGAGCGAGATCTACAAGTTCATCATGGACCGGTTCCCCTACTACCGGGAGAACACGCAGCGCTGGCAGAACTCCCTGCGCCACAACCTCTCCTTCAACGACTGCTTCATCAAGATCCCGCGCCGGCCCGACCAGCCGGGCAAGGGCAGCTTCTGGGCGCTGCACCCGAGCTGCGGCGACATGTTCGAGAACGGCAGCTTCCTGCGGCGCCGCAAGCGCTTCAAGGTGCTCAAGTCCGACCACCTGGCCCCCAGCAAGCCGGCGGACGCGGCCCAGTACCTGCAGCAGCAGGCCAAGCTGCGGCTCAGCGCCCTGGCGGCCGGCGGCACCCACCTGCCGCAGATGTCCACCTACAGCCTGGGGGTCTCCCAGCCCTCCGGCTTCAAGCACCCCTTCGCCATCGAGAACATCATCGCCCGCGAGTACAAGATGCCGGGCGGGCTGGCCTTCTCCGCCATGCAGCCCATGCCGGCCGCCTACCCGCTCCCCAACCAGTTGACTACGGTGGGCAGCTCCATTGGCACCGGCTGGCCCCACATGTACAGCCCCGGCATGATAGACACGGCCACCCCCATCTCCATGGCCAGCGGCGATTACAGTGCCTACGGCGTGCCCCTCAAGCCCCTGTGCCACGGGGGCCAGACTTTGCCAGCCATCCCCGTGCCCATCAAACCCACCCCGGCGGCGGTGCCGGCCCTGCCGGCCCTGCCGGCGCCCATCCCCACCATCCTCTCGAACTCGCCCCCCTCGCTCAGCCCGACCTCTTCCCAAACAGCCACCAGCCAAAGCAGCCCCGCGACGCCCAGCGAGACCCTGACCAGCCCCGCCTCGGCCCTGCACTCGGTAGCCGTGCACTGA